The sequence below is a genomic window from Colletotrichum destructivum chromosome 4, complete sequence.
CTGCACGGATCGGCCGTCGTGTAAGCGGCATGGTCTCTGTGTCTTTCGCGTTCCACGTCCATCTCTCGCCTCCTCTGCCTTGACTAGCCCAGTCATCCCGCTTCGTATAGTCTCCCCTCATCGAACTCGAGGCTACTGCTGCCATACCTCGGGACATTTGCTACATGACGAGGCGACACCCGTGAGAGAAGTCGATCCGAAGTGACAAAACACCAAAAAAAGAATTTATAACCTCCCGTCCACCAAAGTAAGCATCCATGGACAATATGTCCGGCAGATGCGCGGCATCACAGCCGACGCAGCTACCCGCCCGCGTCAAACACGCCGGGAATGTCTGTCTTGTCAACCCAGTTgatccctctctctctcggtcACAGCCCCCAGcatccatccagcctggACAAGCGCATGAAACTTTGTGttcgccggcgacggggtGGGCAGTTTGTTGCTGTGTGATGAAGCAGCAGTGTACGAGAGAGGAAGCCTTGAAATAATTGTCCGACCGGTGTTGCGATTCCTTTACCGAGATGCTCATTTCCACGTTCCTCTTTTCGCGCGCAGTCACTCAAAGTCCGTGACACGACCATCCTTCTCTCCTCGGGAAGATCAGAGGAACATGACCAAGCCCAGCCGTCGCACGCACACCACGACGTCGATCCTTCTTGTGTTTTCCTCGGTGACGCCAGAGGTGGTGACGATGCTTGACCGCCCATATGGCCCCCCCGGATGACCACAGACCCTTCCTTCCGAGGCCTTGTCCCTGCATCAGTACCATCGCGTGGAGGAGGAATGCATGTCAGATAGAAAGCCGGAGTGAGGGGTCTGAGGCAAGAGAAGAGAGTGAAGAAGGGGGTGGCGAGCGGGGAGAGTTCTGATGATTCTTGTTATCCTGTAATAGCAGCTACCATTATATACCTCTTGGGTTTTCCGTACGTCCTTGGTTTCCCTAGATCCGTTTGTCCCTCTGTAGCGGCTTGAAACGAAgcacaaaaaaaaagccgTGTGTACAAACTAAACACCTATCCTTGTGGTGATGATGGTATGTTTCCTCGTTCCGGCCGCCCTCGTATgtcatgccatgccatgccatgccatgccatgtaTACCATGCCTCTCCCCCGCTTCCGGTTTGTCCTTATCTCTTATCCCAATGGACAAACGATATGAACGCCGATTAATCATGCAAAGCCAGAACGCCATGCCAGCCGTTGACACGAGACAGAGGGCGCACATTTtccatcctcttccccccgCTCATGATCCCCTCATTTATCGTCTGTGTGTGAGCATCGATAAGCTAGTGCATTTCGTCCCGCCTGTCTATTCTCAACGGCCGCCACCCCTCCAACCCCCGCCTTCTAACCAAAGATTTTGAGGAACCCCCAAATGCCAGCCCCGCTAAGGACTGGGATCGTCAGGTTGTCGTCCCAGCCGAAAATGTCAACCACCTCGCTGGCGGCCGCCACAAAGCCGGACCACAGACCCATGACCCCGAGCGCTAACGGTccggtgatggtggcctGAGCATCAGAGAGCCCCACGGCGCTTGCGATAGTGCGGGGTAGGTGCAGCGCTCCGGTGAACATGAAGGGATAgttctcgtcgccggggaAAGGCCCAGTCCTCGGCGCGAGCCAGCCCCAGAAGAAGTACGAGgagatgatgccgacgaggaaggccgccgtcgatcCGGCGAGCGACTTGCCGCGGCGGATGCGCGGGGTGTAGGCGCCATAAAGACGTCCAAAGGTGCTGGCGGCAGTGTCGCACCAGCTGAGCAGGAGGATGCCCATGACGCCGACGTCCTTGGGGAAGAAACGGAGCGAGATCCATGCGCCGAGCAGGTAGAAGATGACGCCGTTCCATCCAGCGTATTCGCTCTCGCGCATCAGCGCGCCGAGGACCGAGACGTAGAAGCGGTTGAAGGAGGCGTAGTTGTGTCGCAGGTAGTCGGCCGTCGTGATGGGCATCAGCGCGGCGAAGAGCCACGGGGCCACGGAGCTTGTCTGGATGCCCGAGATGTAGAGCCACAGCGTAAAGAAGCCGATGGAGACGTGTAGGACCTTTCTAGGCACCTCGTGCTTGTGTACAAAGGTCCGCCATTTCCTGTGAATGGGTATCAGGCCCAGCGGGCTGGGGCTCCGGCTGAAGTCTCGCCAGCTCCAGCCGGCCGGGGCGGCTGACGGAGGGGCCAGGTGGCCGTTGGCGGTTGGGGCTttggcgatgccgccgttcaattcgccgttgacggcggtgACGTCGTTCGTGATCGGCTCGCTCGGGATGACGGGCGACTTGCCCCTCTTTGGTTGCGACTTGACCGAAGTCATCGGGGTGATTCGGCGGGACTCGATGGGCGAGCGGCTTCTCGTGCGCGACCtgcgcatcgtcgacggctcatagtcgtcctcctccgcccgcTCCTCCAACGGCTGAGGGGTGGCACGGCGTTTCTTCGCCGCGGACCTCGTCACCGGGCCAAAGTAGTTATCCTGGGAAGCGGCATCGATTTCCGAGGGTGTCGGGCTGGGGGAGATGACGCGAGGTGTCGAGGGGATGGCGCGGACGGACGACATGATGTAGGGGAAGGGCGGCAGAGCAGGACAGGCGACGACTCCCGAGAAGATGCGttggaaggggaagaggagtCGGAGCGGCCAGAGTGAGGAATGGAGATGCCTGTCTCTTCTAGAGAGGCGGGCGTCGTGGggggccacggcggcggaggctgaggcggcgcgggcgtgggcgtgggcgtgaGCGTGAGCGTGGGTGTCGGCGGGAGATGAAGGGCGAATACGATTCCGGCTATGGCTATGCTGGTGGTGGTATGGCTGGGATTCGACTGCTTGGGCTATAGGATCCAGGGTGATGTTTGAGGATGCAGCAGAGAGCAACTCTGCCGCATGTTGAGCCGGGCAGGGacgggggagaagaggaccACGGAGACATGCGGTCGGTCAGCAGATAGCCTGACATGTGTTTAAGACGAAGGAGTTTGGACCGGATCGTCGGTGTCTTGTTGTGCTGCGAACGAGTCCAGTGCCAATGCCGTGGGTGAGGATTTTTCGCGGTCAAAGGTACCGAGTACCTTTAGGCTATGGTATCCAGACTGTGTACGTGGGGAGCGGCCGCACTGTCTCTTAGTGAAGCCCCCAAACCTGTGTTTGTCCTtcctgcctgcctgcctgcctgtcaGTCTGCCTACGAGTCGATACACATTTGACTTTCCACACCTGGCATGATTTAGGAAGACTACGATTCATTTTTCGGTGTTGAATTTTTTCACTAGTATTCGATGTTTCGACATAGCGTTCGTATCTTTGCCATTTCGGTGTCTTTTCCCTAATATTAAGCCCGTCAAGCGCCCTTCAGCACAAGGATCACCCAGACAGACAGAAGCAAAATGACTTGTCTATCCGTACGCCACAGTCTGAACAGCCCGCAGCACAGTATGCCGAGGGCCGAATGACCAACGACCCCCCCAAATCCTACCTCTAAACAGTACTGGCTGGTGTGCACGCGACAAGGGAAACGGGACGGCCTGTCGGAAGCAATCAAGTCCAGTCTGCAGGGGGTCCTTGGGGCGGTTCCATTTTGTGGTGGTTTTTTGCATTCTATTGGTACTGGGCTTGGCTGCCTCCTCTAGCATGTGAAGCCATCTCCGGCCGTCCCGCCGGTTCCACGTTCTTCTTAGACGAGGGTCCTCGGCGGGTTTGGTCGGCGCACTTTTTGCGCCGTCTTTCCGCTTCGATGTAGGATATACCTACACGGATTAACGCAAGGGAACAAATTTCCCTCTTGGATTCCCACACCGCCAAGTGCGCTGGGCTTGCGCAAACTCCACAGGCTGAGAGTTCTGTGTGGCATGTCAAGGCTCAATGACACTTGGGTGTGCTTGTGAGACTGCAATACAGGTGCCGCTGGGGAGTGGCTGACGACAACGGTTGGCTGGTTTTCGGGATGATATCACTCTGTCTTTGTCCGTGGGCGGTCGGACAAGACAAGGCGCAGGTTGTCACCGAGTATCTGAGAGTGGGGCCGTGGTCGAGATATGATAGCGATAAAGCGCAATATCTCTTATCGATGGTGTGTCTATCGATAGCGAtaaccaaaaaaaaagttctCGAGAATCAGCCCCTCCAGCTTGGGACGGCATCCGAGTACTCTGCGGCGCGATCTTTCGCAACTCCCAATCTGTTCGCAAACCCCTATTCAGTTGACCAATTGTGCATTCACGATGGCTTCCgttgagaagaagaaggacccCAGGTCCTGGCGAGGACTCACACCTCCTCTGGCCGAGTACGAACGACCTGCGCCCTTCCGC
It includes:
- a CDS encoding Putative CTP-dependent diacylglycerol kinase 1 codes for the protein MSGYLLTDRMSPCHSRNRIRPSSPADTHAHAHAHAHARAASASAAVAPHDARLSRRDRHLHSSLWPLRLLFPFQRIFSGVVACPALPPFPYIMSSVRAIPSTPRVISPSPTPSEIDAASQDNYFGPVTRSAAKKRRATPQPLEERAEEDDYEPSTMRRSRTRSRSPIESRRITPMTSVKSQPKRGKSPVIPSEPITNDVTAVNGELNGGIAKAPTANGHLAPPSAAPAGWSWRDFSRSPSPLGLIPIHRKWRTFVHKHEVPRKVLHVSIGFFTLWLYISGIQTSSVAPWLFAALMPITTADYLRHNYASFNRFYVSVLGALMRESEYAGWNGVIFYLLGAWISLRFFPKDVGVMGILLLSWCDTAASTFGRLYGAYTPRIRRGKSLAGSTAAFLVGIISSYFFWGWLAPRTGPFPGDENYPFMFTGALHLPRTIASAVGLSDAQATITGPLALGVMGLWSGFVAAASEVVDIFGWDDNLTIPVLSGAGIWGFLKIFG